TTGCGGATCATGTAGGCATAATACCAGAGATGACTGGTGATCATAACGATCAGCGGCAGGATCAGATGCTGCACCCGGTTGCCGATATTTCCTTTCATCCCCACATCATAGGCGCCGCTGCTGGGAAGCCAGCCAAGATTCACACTGAAGATCAGAACCAGTACCACTCCCAGCCAAAAGCCCGGGATATAATAAGTCGCTGTCCCGATTTTACAAATTGCTTTATCTATGAACCGGTCTTCATATAAAACGCAGAAAACAGCCAGCACAACTGCCAGGGCAAACACCAGCACATACGCCAGCAGGCCGAGCAGCAACGTATTCCCGATTAAAGGCCGAATCACATCCAGCACCGGCATTTTATACTTGAAGGACAACCCGAAATCTCCCTGAAATGCCTGTACAAGCCAGTGCGCATACTGTGTGCACAACCCGGCCTGCAGGCCAAGGCGTTCCCGCGCCGCCTCCTTCTCTGTCTCTGTCATCAGTTCCAGCGCATCTCCGTAGAACGATTGCAGCGGATCCCCCGGAGCCAGCCTGGCAATAAAAAATACGGCAATGGACAGCAAAAACATGCACAGTACCAGAAGAAGCAGCCGTCTGATCAGGCGTATACCGGGGGCAGACGTTTCTTCAGCTATGGTACGGTTGGCTTTCCTCAATCTTCTTCATCCTTTCCCTTTATCTGTTCCATGGCCGTCTGCAACACGCCATGGTATACCATCTGAAAATCCTCCCCGGAACCTTTACAAAGCTTTTTGATACTCTCATATTCCGGATAGATCCGCATCTTTCCTTTCCTGGTACAGATCTTCACATCCGCCGGTCCATACGGGGAATTCACTGTTTCAATCCGGCGATCCAGCACCGCCCGCTCCACAGGCATCTTCCGGATACCCACCGTTGTGGTATGTGCAAAGATCAGATCTTCCATCTCCTCAACCTTATCTTCCGTACAGATCACCCGCAGCAACACAGCCGGACGGTTTTTTCTTCATATAAACCGGTGTGTAGAACACATCTCTGGCTCCGGCCTCCAGCAGACACTCCATGGTGAAACCAAGCGCCTCCCCGGTACTGTCATCCACATTCGTCTCCAGTACCCAGATGTGGTTCTCGTCACAGGAGGACACTGGCGTCTCCTCTTCCAGCAGCATCGAGCGCAGAATATTTGCCCTGGGAAAATCCTTCTTGCCGGCACCAATGCCGATGCCCAGCACCCGGTACTGCTCAGGCAGTTCCTTTCGGGTACGCAGCGCTGCCGCAATGGCTGCTCCGGTGGGAGTCACCATCTCGCCCTGATTGTCTGTGATCTTCAGCGGCAGAGCGTTCATGGCAGAGATGTTCGCCACTGCGGGCACCGGTACCGGCAGAATCCCATGCTGACAGCGGGCATGTCCGGTTCCTTCATACAGCGGAGAAACCACTACTTCATCAATGCCCAGATTGTCAAAGCATACTGCGGTACTGATGATATCCACAATGGAATCCACTGCTCCCACCTCATGAAAGTGTACCTGTTCAATGGGCAGGCCATGCGCCTTTGCCTCCGCTTCTGCCACGATACGGAACATCTTCCTGGCCAGTTCCTTCGCCTTCCCGGAACCTTCCATCCGATCGATAATCGCATATACATCCGCAATATTCCGATGTTCATGTGCGTGAAGGTGCCCGTGGTCATGTCCATGATCGTGTCCGTGCCCATGCTCATGTCCGTGATCGTGATCGTGCTCGTGTCCGTGCCCATGCTCATGTCCGTGATCGTGCTCATGTCCGTGCTCGTGCTCATGATCAGGCACACAGGCACTCTCGTCCAGGATCACATCAAAATCGCAGGCATCGATGCCGCACTTGCATGTTCTGCCAATCCGGATCTGATATCCATCCACATGTAAGCTTGCCAGTGCATCCTCCAGCACCTTCCGGTCTGCACCCAGATCCAGAAGAGATGCCACTGTCATATCTCCGCTGATACCGGAATAACACTCTAAATACAATATTTTCTTCATACTTTTTTCACCGCCAGTCTGTTTATCTGCGTGGCCAGATAGCCTGCCCCGTATCCGTTGTCAATATTTACCACTGAAATGCCATTTGCACAGGAATTAATCATCGTCAGCAACGCCGAAAGCCCATGAAAGCTGGCGCCATACCCTACGGAGGTAGGCACGGCGATCACCGGGTTCTCCACCAGCCCTGCGATTACGGTTCCCAACGCCCCTTCCATACCGGCCACCGCTACCACGCAGTTGGCTTTCCGGATGCGTTCCCGCTGTGCCAGCAGCCTGTGGATACCCGCCACTCCCACGTCATAAATCCGCTCCACATGACTGCCGAAAAATTCTGCTGTCTGAGCCGCCTCTTCTGCCACCGGGATATCCGCCGTCCCACCGGTACATACCGCAATATTCCCCACATGCGCCTTCCCGGGCTTCTCCGCCTTCATGATCCGGCTGACGGGATCATAGACGATCTCCGGCACAAGTGCCTTCACCAGCTCATACTGTTCCCGACTGGCTCTCGTCCCCATCACTTCCCCATCCTCTTCATAAAACTTCTGAAAAATTTCCGCCAGATATTCATCCGGTTTCCCGGCACAAAAGACCACTTCCCCGAACCCTGACCGGAGTTTCCGGTGATGATCCAGCTTGGCATATCCCAGGTCCTCATACGGCAGATTCTTCAGCAGTTCTTCTGCCTGTTCCACGGGCATCTGCCCTGCCTGCACCTGCTCCAGCATTGTTTTGATGTCCATAAGCCTCTCTCCTGTTCTTCTTCCAAAACCAGTGCATGTTTTCCGGATCCGGACACCCAGAGCATCCCTCCGGATTAAAAAAGACCAGAAAAACAAAGCGTCCGATTCCGACGCCATGCCTTCCTGGTCAGTTATTCTCATCTGTCTTATCCTGATTCCGTTCACATACAAATGGTGCTGTCTTCCTGACAGCTGTTCATGCATATTTTAGCACAACTCATACCGGCAAACAAGCATTTTCTTTCCTATTAATCTAATGCGATGAAAAAGATGGCTAAACCGCCCGGAATAGTGTAAAATAGAACCAGTATACAAATGCGGTGGGAACTATTTATGAAACAGATCAAGCAGCTGCTTGCCGGACGACGGAAAAATATGTATATTCTGGCAATCCTTGTTATCCTCTGCCTGGCAGCAGAACTTCTTTTAGCCAACTGGAGGGATTTTTCCATCAAAGATGCCCCCGTGACCGTTCTTCCGTCAGAAACACTGACTTCAGCAAAGGGAGCCACACTGCTTCCTGACGGGACCATTCAGATTGACAGCGCCGGTGCCGAACTGGAATTCACCGGCCTGTCCACAGAAGCGCATACCATCACCATCCATACATCCGCACCGGAAGGGACGGTATCCATCGCCTCCTGCTTCCTGACGGATGATGCCAGCCAATATGACTACAAGCAGGCGTGCCTTCTGTACTTTCATCCGGCCGGCGGGCATTGTTTTTCCCGCGGGCCACTCATCAGCAACGGGAATCTGCACGGAATCCTTCTGTCCTTTGACCGGATGCACGGGAATTTCACCATTGACCGCATCGTTCTGAACGAACGCAGAGGTTTCCATTTTGACAAACTGCGGTTCTGTCTGCTGCTTCTTTTCGCCTGTTTCGTATGGGCCTGCCGTTCCCGGACACTGCGCACTCTTTTCTATGATCCTTCCAGCCGGAAGCACAGGCTTGTACTGACTGCAGGTGTTGCCCTGTGCCTGGCGGTGGTATGCTGGATCTACGGAGCCCTGGCTTCCTTTGGCAGTGCAGACCCCATCTCCTATCCTCTGGAAGAACCGGTGGCCTCCTACGGTGCCTACGTCCAGCAGTTTGATGCCTTTCAGAAGGGGCAGCTGTTTCTGGATCTGGAACCGGATCCCCGACTGAATACCCTGCATAACGTTTATGACTACAGCGAGCGGATCCACAGCTCTGACACTGCCGACTGGAAGCAGCCTTACTGGGACCGGGCCTTTTGCAACGGGCATTATTACTCCTATTTTGGTATCGGCCCGATTCTGACCGTATATTATCCGTATTATCTGCTCACCGGGGCACTGCCCGGGGATGCCTTTGTCAGCATGATATATTCTGCACTCTGTGCAGTCCTCCTGCTGGCAGTTCTGGAAGAACTCCGGAAGAAATTTCTGCCCCGTGTGCACCTGTTCCTGTATGTATTTGGATATATTACATTATTTTTTGCCAGCCTGATCCCACTTGTCATGGTCAGCTCCAACTTCTACTACATTGCCGTCAATGGGGCAATGGCGTTTGCCCTGCTGTTTTTCCTGCTTTTCTTTCATGCATTTTCCATGAAACAGGGCATCCCACGCAGACTTTATGCCGCAGCAGCCGGCATAGCCTTTGTCCTGCTGGTACTCTGTCGGCCCAATGCAGCCATTGCGGTCATGTGCGCTGCTGCTCCCACTGCCCTTTTGTATCTGGCAGAGAAGG
Above is a window of Oscillospiraceae bacterium NTUH-002-81 DNA encoding:
- a CDS encoding ABC transporter permease: MFLLSIAVFFIARLAPGDPLQSFYGDALELMTETEKEAARERLGLQAGLCTQYAHWLVQAFQGDFGLSFKYKMPVLDVIRPLIGNTLLLGLLAYVLVFALAVVLAVFCVLYEDRFIDKAICKIGTATYYIPGFWLGVVLVLIFSVNLGWLPSSGAYDVGMKGNIGNRVQHLILPLIVMITSHLWYYAYMIRNKLLDEVRKDYVLFAKAKGCTGREIVWKHCLRNVAPTIVSIMAISIPHVTGGTVVVEAVFNYPGIGNLAVESAKYHDYNLLMVTVLLTGMAVFAGSFIAQTVNEEIDPRMKEMESVKW
- the larB gene encoding nickel pincer cofactor biosynthesis protein LarB; translation: MDIKTMLEQVQAGQMPVEQAEELLKNLPYEDLGYAKLDHHRKLRSGFGEVVFCAGKPDEYLAEIFQKFYEEDGEVMGTRASREQYELVKALVPEIVYDPVSRIMKAEKPGKAHVGNIAVCTGGTADIPVAEEAAQTAEFFGSHVERIYDVGVAGIHRLLAQRERIRKANCVVAVAGMEGALGTVIAGLVENPVIAVPTSVGYGASFHGLSALLTMINSCANGISVVNIDNGYGAGYLATQINRLAVKKV